A DNA window from Chlamydia felis Fe/C-56 contains the following coding sequences:
- a CDS encoding ABC transporter ATP-binding protein, with product MVEPWISVDRIYKSYYDNEGQGHTVLHGISLQVFPDELLVILGKSGTGKSVLLRHIMGLEVPDSGKVRYAKELTYKGRLKDLTISMVFQGGALFDFLSVRENVAFGLHAYNERYKVFSQGEINAKVNQALSNVGLSYAADFMPNKLSGGMVKRVALARSLVYSPKLVLYDEPTAGLDPMTSREMTQLIFRLRKEQGIGGIVITHDITLALALADRIAIHHQGTIPRIYTKEEFIQTNDALARQFFAGQYYEMPIKEG from the coding sequence ATGGTAGAGCCCTGGATTTCTGTAGATCGGATTTATAAGAGTTATTACGATAACGAAGGTCAGGGTCATACGGTATTACATGGGATTTCTCTCCAGGTATTTCCTGATGAATTGTTAGTGATTTTAGGGAAATCCGGAACAGGAAAAAGTGTGCTTCTTCGTCATATTATGGGACTAGAAGTCCCTGATTCTGGAAAGGTGCGTTATGCCAAAGAACTCACATATAAAGGGCGTTTAAAAGACCTCACCATTAGTATGGTATTTCAAGGGGGAGCTCTTTTTGATTTTCTTTCTGTTAGAGAGAATGTTGCCTTCGGTCTTCATGCTTATAATGAACGTTATAAGGTGTTTTCTCAAGGAGAGATAAATGCTAAAGTAAATCAGGCTTTATCCAATGTGGGATTAAGTTATGCTGCAGATTTTATGCCGAATAAGTTGTCGGGCGGTATGGTGAAGCGAGTCGCTTTAGCGCGTTCTTTAGTCTATTCTCCAAAACTTGTTCTTTATGATGAGCCTACGGCTGGTTTGGATCCTATGACAAGTCGAGAAATGACGCAGTTAATTTTTCGATTGCGTAAGGAGCAAGGAATTGGAGGGATTGTCATTACTCATGATATTACATTAGCGTTAGCTCTTGCTGATCGAATTGCAATTCACCATCAAGGAACCATACCGCGTATCTATACAAAGGAAGAATTTATACAGACAAATGATGCTTTGGCGAGGCAATTTTTTGCCGGACAGTATTATGAAATGCCGATTAAGGAGGGCTAG
- a CDS encoding MlaD family protein has translation MSREDRKAIFFGLFLCIGILGLFSIMLFTPKSRGNGKQEIHVAFTHISGVSKGMNVCLAGKVVGSVASVHNIMDKGIVGDSGQLYCYELVLKIDSGISLYKDDTFAMYSPKIIGESIVNIIPGRIRDENNRLYAQDLVYGNNIDPIEKLVQCVDRADKVLGKLEEETSNVYSKLLTLLDEEKDASLVKQARLATESIHKSADRLSECLGKGRVERIDGLMNDCRDIASNVKNYGLLYQYNSRWKKQQKAKDKKKLSEEQQQVALENR, from the coding sequence GTGTCTAGAGAAGATCGTAAAGCAATATTTTTTGGATTATTTCTTTGTATAGGGATTCTCGGTTTGTTTTCTATAATGTTATTCACGCCAAAGAGTCGAGGTAATGGAAAGCAAGAAATCCATGTGGCCTTCACCCATATTAGTGGAGTGAGCAAGGGAATGAATGTTTGCTTAGCTGGTAAGGTCGTCGGTTCAGTGGCTTCCGTGCATAATATTATGGATAAGGGCATTGTTGGAGATTCTGGGCAATTATATTGCTATGAGTTGGTCTTGAAAATTGACTCAGGAATTTCTTTATATAAAGATGACACTTTTGCAATGTACTCTCCCAAGATCATAGGAGAATCTATTGTGAATATCATTCCGGGAAGGATAAGAGATGAAAATAACCGTCTTTATGCTCAGGATTTAGTCTATGGTAATAATATTGATCCCATAGAGAAGTTAGTCCAATGTGTGGACAGGGCGGACAAGGTCTTGGGAAAACTAGAAGAAGAAACCTCGAACGTTTATTCTAAATTATTGACTTTGCTTGATGAAGAGAAGGATGCTTCTTTAGTGAAGCAAGCGCGATTGGCAACCGAGTCAATACATAAAAGTGCTGATAGGCTGTCAGAATGCTTGGGGAAGGGGCGTGTTGAACGTATCGATGGATTAATGAATGATTGCCGAGACATTGCCTCCAACGTTAAAAATTACGGATTATTATATCAATACAACTCACGGTGGAAAAAACAGCAAAAAGCTAAAGATAAGAAAAAACTGAGTGAGGAACAACAACAAGTTGCTCTGGAAAATAGGTAG
- a CDS encoding aspartate aminotransferase family protein: MPVIDESTMTYAEACRYFPGGVNSPIRACLPVRIVPPIVSSACRDIFIDSFGNNFIDFCGSWGSLIHGHSHPKILDAICNAASHGTSYGLTSENEISLASTLFSCLDLEDYKLRFVSSGTEATMTAVRLACGVTKCSIIVKFLGCYHGHADVLLKGISVDENNLQNVAHIVDTYFAGQPCLPLTLILPYNDVMIFEEVMHQIGERVACVIFEPICINMGVILPKHGFIESILAMCRRYSALSIMDEVVTGFRMGIRGMRSIMDVTADITVYGKILGGGMPVAALLAHQNIMDHLLPLGTVFQAGTLSGNPVAMAAGKASIELCCEPNFYSKLENLTEGFLSPIEEIIRSKGFPVSLVRSGSMFSFFFRDTPPANLSEVQQCDQERFGLFYRQAFSLGVYLSPASTEASFISSVHSRENLAYTQNVLIDSLVKSFDNV, translated from the coding sequence ATGCCGGTTATTGATGAGTCAACAATGACATATGCTGAAGCTTGTCGCTATTTTCCTGGAGGAGTCAATTCTCCTATACGCGCTTGCCTTCCCGTGAGGATTGTTCCTCCTATTGTTTCTAGCGCCTGTCGTGATATTTTCATAGATAGTTTTGGAAATAATTTTATAGATTTCTGCGGATCTTGGGGATCGTTAATTCACGGTCATAGCCATCCGAAAATTTTAGATGCTATTTGTAATGCAGCATCTCATGGAACCTCTTATGGACTTACTTCCGAAAATGAAATTTCTCTAGCATCTACCCTGTTTTCCTGTTTGGATCTCGAGGATTATAAATTGCGATTCGTCTCTTCTGGTACAGAAGCGACAATGACTGCCGTACGTCTTGCCTGCGGGGTTACAAAATGCTCAATAATTGTTAAATTTTTAGGTTGTTATCATGGACACGCCGATGTCTTGTTAAAGGGGATTTCTGTAGATGAGAATAACCTTCAAAATGTTGCTCACATTGTGGATACCTATTTCGCCGGGCAGCCCTGCTTACCCCTAACTTTAATTTTACCTTACAACGATGTGATGATTTTTGAAGAAGTCATGCATCAGATAGGAGAACGTGTTGCTTGTGTGATTTTTGAACCTATCTGCATTAATATGGGCGTTATTCTTCCAAAACATGGATTTATTGAGAGTATTTTAGCTATGTGCCGGCGTTATTCAGCTTTATCCATTATGGATGAAGTTGTTACTGGATTTCGCATGGGAATTCGAGGTATGCGGTCTATAATGGATGTAACTGCCGATATTACTGTATATGGGAAAATCCTAGGTGGGGGGATGCCTGTTGCAGCGCTTCTAGCGCATCAAAATATTATGGATCATTTGCTTCCTTTAGGCACGGTATTTCAAGCAGGCACTCTTTCCGGGAATCCTGTTGCTATGGCTGCAGGAAAAGCCTCTATAGAGCTTTGTTGTGAACCCAATTTTTATTCTAAATTAGAAAATCTGACAGAAGGATTCTTATCTCCTATAGAAGAAATAATTCGTTCTAAAGGATTTCCTGTATCTTTAGTAAGATCTGGTTCTATGTTTTCTTTTTTCTTTAGGGATACTCCTCCTGCTAATCTTAGTGAGGTGCAACAATGCGATCAGGAAAGATTTGGGTTATTTTATCGCCAGGCGTTTTCTCTAGGAGTGTATTTGTCCCCCGCCTCTACTGAAGCGAGCTTTATTTCTTCTGTACACAGTAGAGAAAATCTAGCCTATACGCAAAATGTGCTTATTGATAGTTTGGTGAAATCTTTCGACAACGTTTAA
- a CDS encoding MlaE family ABC transporter permease, with protein sequence MEAKKRSRIFRILYTFPLELGRWMGFTYAVIKSFSWKKSLLRSTSMQGYDIGVASLPVVMLTGAVTGIVLALQSYYQLGIHGLSCAIGFFVVKSILVEIGPVLTALALSGRVGGAISAFLGTMRMTEQVSAMETLGVNPLEYFALPRIIAGIIAMPALVIAAVWAGIFCGYLLCRCAFQLPAHVYLHMVSGNVLISDIVMVIVKSLVFGFIITSLACYQGLGKHCRIMDVAKVTTAGVVTSYISILFANCVITTFFHLLGY encoded by the coding sequence ATGGAGGCAAAAAAGCGTTCTCGTATTTTCCGCATACTTTATACATTTCCTTTGGAATTAGGTAGGTGGATGGGATTTACCTATGCGGTAATCAAAAGCTTTTCATGGAAAAAGAGCTTATTACGATCGACAAGCATGCAGGGTTACGATATCGGAGTGGCTTCTTTGCCAGTAGTTATGCTTACTGGAGCAGTTACAGGTATTGTTTTAGCCTTGCAGTCCTATTATCAATTAGGAATTCATGGCTTATCCTGCGCTATAGGATTTTTTGTTGTAAAAAGTATTTTGGTGGAGATTGGTCCAGTTCTTACTGCACTTGCTCTTTCGGGAAGAGTAGGGGGAGCAATCTCCGCCTTTTTAGGCACCATGCGCATGACAGAACAAGTGAGCGCTATGGAAACTTTAGGAGTGAATCCTTTAGAATATTTTGCTCTTCCTAGAATCATTGCGGGTATTATTGCCATGCCAGCTTTAGTCATTGCTGCGGTATGGGCTGGGATCTTTTGTGGGTATTTGCTGTGTCGTTGCGCATTTCAATTACCCGCGCATGTGTATTTACACATGGTATCGGGAAATGTATTGATATCCGATATTGTAATGGTCATTGTTAAGTCTTTAGTATTTGGATTCATTATCACATCTTTGGCTTGTTATCAGGGGTTAGGAAAGCATTGCCGTATTATGGATGTGGCAAAGGTAACCACAGCAGGAGTTGTAACTTCGTACATTTCCATTTTATTTGCAAATTGTGTGATTACAACATTTTTTCATCTTCTAGGCTACTAG